A genomic stretch from Coregonus clupeaformis isolate EN_2021a chromosome 23, ASM2061545v1, whole genome shotgun sequence includes:
- the rev1 gene encoding DNA repair protein REV1 has translation MTSSETESHISHGNSVDQDTAALSMAEIASCSYEARQAGVRNGMFFGQAKQLCPSLQSVPYDFQAYKEVALAMYETLASYSHDIEALSCDEALVDSSALLAELSVTPDELASAIRADVRERTGCSASVGMGSNILLARMATRKAKPNGQYLLRSEEVDDFIRDQTVTSLPGVGRSMGGKLASLGVRSCGDLQQVSLQQLQKEFGPRTGQTLFRFCRGLDDRPVRSEKERKSVSAEMNYNIRFTQVDEVESFLTNLAMEVQKRLQGAGLRGRRVTLKVMVRKAAAPVEPSKYGGHGICDNLARSVTLAQLTDSGHLIASEVIKLFHTMRLEVQDLRGVGLQVQLLEGARSTPQDPSGPRTRSVRDMLLAECPPAQHNHTDSLLNTPITDTCISQENSSSARVLPSFSTPCPTSPAEPIPGTSKGEPPPTTHTPNHVGTCLSLSIEVPPPSQVDRSVLEALPAELREQVERSWTHRDTERTHNRSHHHPLSPSSPLSPRSSSPLPSSPPPPAAPPVGTLVLQIPNQPGQTGSTGIILELPDFSQVDPEVFAALPRELQEELHSAYGRRENAQAQGIMADQRNPLLHLKQVGVGRMKRRYKKNANASPAKKGPSPLKRPRPPGNSPAKALPHALRSRDVPNGLKLENGPSTSSLKQDDPETLSKFTPRPEPTLAGACDFTDIRTLLREWVTTISDPMEEDILQVVKYCTDLIDDKDLEKLDLIIKYMKRLMQQSVESVWSMAFDFILDNVQMVVQQTYGSTLKIT, from the exons ATGACATCATCAGAGACGGAGAGTCACATCTCCCACGGCAACAGTGTTGACCAGGATACTGCTGCCCTCTCGATGGCTGAGATCGCCTCCTGTAGCTATGAGGCCAG gCAGGCAGGGGTGAGGAACGGGATGTTTTTTGGCCAGGCCAAGCAGCTGTGTCCCTCCCTGCAGTCTGTCCCTTATGACTTCCAGGCCTACAAGGAGGTGGCCCTGGCCATGTACGAGACCCTCGCCAG ttatTCTCACGACATCGAGGCCCTGAGTTGTGATGAGGCGTTGGTGGATAGCTCCGCCCTGCTGGCTGAGTTGAGTGTTACACCAGACGAGCTGGCCAGTGCCATCCGGGCAGACGTCAGGGAGAGGACTGGGTGCTCCGCCTCAGTGGGCATGG GGTCCAACATCCTGTTGGCGAGGATGGCTACCCGAAAGGCTAAGCCCAACGGACAGTACCTCCTGAGGTCAGAGGAAGTGGATGACTTCATCAGGGACCAGACAGTGACCAGCCTACCAG GTGTGGGCCGTTCTATGGGTGGTAAGCTGGCATCTCTGGGTGTGAGGTCTTGTGGGGACCTGCAGCAGGTGTCTCTGCAGCAGCTACAGAAGGAGTTTGGCCCGCGCACCGGTCAGACCCTCTTCAGGTTCTGCCGAGGTCTGGACGACCGGCCCGTCCGCAGCGAGAAGGAGAGGAAGTCTGTCTCGGCCGAGATGAACTACAACATCCGCTTCACACAG GTGGACGAGGTGGAGTCGTTCCTGACCAACCTGGCCATGGAGGTGCAGAAGCGTCTGCAGGGGGCGGGGCTTAGGGGTCGCAGGGTGACCCTGAAAGTCATGGTCCGTAAGGCAGCGGCCCCGGTGGAGCCATCCAAGTACGGTGGTCATGGCATCTGTGACAATCTGGCCAG gTCAGTGACCCTGGCACAGCTTACAGACAGTGGTCATCTGATAGCCAGTGAGGTCATCAAGCTGTTCCACACAATGAGGCTGGAGGTGCAGGACCTGAGGGGGGTGGGCCTCCAGGTGCAGCTCCTTGAGGGGGCCCGCTCCACCCCCCAGGACCCCTCGGGCCCTAGAACGCGCTCCGTCAGAGACATGCTGCTGGCTGAGTGCCCCCCTGCCCAACATAACCACACAG attCGCTACTTAATACCCCCATTACTGACACATGCATCAGTCAAGAAAATAGTTCCTCTGCCAGAGTCCTGCCCTCCTTCTCCACTCCCTGCCCTACATCGCCTGCTGAGCCAATCCCAGGGACGAGTAAAGGAGAGCCGCcacccactacacacacacctaaccaTGTTGGTACATGCCTAAGCCTCAGCATCGaggtcccccctccctcccag GTGGACCGGTCAGTGTTGGAGGCCTTGCCTGCAGAGTTGAGAGAACAGGTGGAGCGCTCCTGgacccacagagacacagagagaacccACAACAGGTCACACCACCACCCCCTTagcccctcttctcctctctctccccgttcatcttcccctctaccctcctctcctcctccccccgctGCCCCTCCTGTAGGAACACTGGTGCTTCAGATCCCCAACCAGCCTGGACAGACCGGCTCCACAGGCATCATACTGGAACTGCCTGACTTctcccag gttGACCCAGAGGTGTTTGCAGCACTCCCCAGAGAGCTCCAAGAGGAGCTGCATTCAGCGTACGGCCGCAGAGAGAACGCCCAGGCCCAGGGAATCATGG caGATCAGAGGAACCCCCTGTTGCATCTGAAGCAGGTGGGGGTGGGTCGGATGAAGCGCCGCTACAAGAAGAATGCCAACGCCAGCCCTGCCAAGAAAGGCCCCTCCCCTCTAAAGAGGCCCCGCCCACCAGGAAACAGCCCGGCCAAAGCCCTACCACACGCACTCAGATCCAGGGACGTACCCAATGGCCTCAAG CTGGAGAATGGACCTTCCACCTCCTCTCTAAAGCAGGACGACCCAGAGACTCTGTCCAAGTTCACCCCTCGCCCTGAACCCACCCTGGCTGGAGCCTGTGATTTTACGGACATCCGAACACTCCTCAGAGAATGGGTCACTACCATCTCAG ACCCCATGGAGGAGGACATTCTGCAGGTAGTCAAGTACTGCACTGATCTGATCGACGACAAAGA